The Streptococcus parasanguinis genomic sequence GGGCATAGAGGGCCGTTAGATCGCCATTATTGTCTAAGACCAGATCTGCATGGGCTCTTTTTTCATCTAGCGGCATTTGAGACGCGATGCGTTCTTGGGCCTGCAGTTCTGATAAGTGGTTGCGTTCCATCAGGCGTTTGAGCTGGGTTTCTTTTGATACAGCTACCAACCAGACAGATTCAAACCACCCTTCATAGTGCTGCTCGATTAAGAGAGGAATATCCATAAAAAAGAGATCGGATTGTGCAGCTTGTCTATCTCTTACCTCAGCTAGAGCTTCACGAATAAGCCTGCCTTGAACGCGATTGGACCAGTCTCTTTCACTAAGGTCTGAAAAGATCCGCTGACCCAAAGCGACGCGATCCAGCTCTCCTTCTTTGGTAAGGATCTCTCTCCCAAAATGATCCACTAAGACACGGTAGAGGGCTCCTCCTGGTGCTTGCAAATCATGGACCACTTGATCCGCATCAATGACAGGATACCCTTTTCCTCTCAAATAGGAGGTGACAGTGGACTTTCCTGAAGCAATCCCTCCTGTTAATCCGATGATTCTTGCCATCTAGTTCTCCTTTTGGCAGTGGGGGCAAAAATGGGTTCCGCGTCCCCCCAGCTGAATTTTCTCAATCGGCGTCCCGCAGCGCAAACACGGCTGGCCTGTTTTTCCATAGACCTGGTGTTCTTCCTGCATGGTGCCGTCTTCTCCAAAAGCATTGCTGTAGGAGCGAATGGTGGAGCCACCCTTTTCAACAGCTTGAGCAAGCACAGCAATCGTTTCTTTGCGGATTACTTTGGCTTCTCTAGCAGTCAAGCTTTGACCCAAACGGGCTGGATGAACCTTGGCTCGATAAAGGACCTCATCCACATATATATTGCCCAGACCAGCCACTAATTTTTGGTCTAAAAGAGCTGATTTAATTGGTTTCTTTGATTTTTTAAGAGCTGCTTGGAAGGCTGGTTCTTTAAAATCCGCTTCCGTTGGCTCTGGACCAATCTTTTTCGCCAAAAAATAGCTCTCGACAAGCTCAGGTATGAGGACTTCCATGGTCCCAAACTTGCGGACATCTTCATAGACCAGAGTGCTACCATCTGTAAAATGAAAGAAGACATGGGCATGCTTGCGAAGAGGAACCTCGTCTGGATAAAAGAAATACTTGCCTTCCATCCGCAAATGCGAGATGAGGACCAGATCCGTCAGATAAAATAAAAGGTATTTCCCACGGCGCCCCATGGCCCGAATTTCTTGGCCTGGGAGATCTTGTCGAAAAGCATCCAGATCCGTCTGAATCATCTTTGGATACTTTACTTCCACTGACTGGATGGTTTTCCCAAGAATTAATTTCTCAAGACCTCGTCGAACGGTCTCTACTTCTGGTAATTCAGGCATAGAACTCCTTTCAAAAACAAGAAGCAGGCTTCTGCCCACCTCTTCTTAATATTCTTTTTCGTTGTATCCAAAATCGGCAAGATCCAATTTCTTATCCCGCCAATTTTTCTTGACCTTGACCCATGTTTCTAGGAAGACCTTGTCCCCTAGCATGAGCTCAATATCCTTACGCGCAAGGGTTCCGATCTTCTTAAGCATGGCGCCGCCTTTTCCGATGACAATACCTTTTTGGCTATCGCGCTCGACCATGATGGTTGCACGGATATGGACCTTATCTGTCTCTTCATCCCGCTTCATAGAATCCACTACTACTGCCACAGAGTGGGGAATTTCTTCCCGCGTCAAGTGCAAGACCTTTTCACGGATCATTTCAGAGACCAAGAAGCGCTCTGGGTGGTCAGTGATTTGGTCAGCAGGGAAATATTGAAAACCTTCTTCTAAGTTTTCACTTAAAATATCAATCAAACGCGAAACATTGTTTCCTTGAAGGGCTGAAATCGGCACGATTTCCTTGAAATCCATCTGACTACGGAAGTCATCGATTTGCGCCAAGAGTTGGTCAGGGTGCACCTTGTCGATCTTGTTGACCACCAGAATAACCGGCACCTTAGCAGCCTTGAGGCGCTCGATGATCATGTCATCGCCCTTCCCACGTGGCTCATCTGCTGGCACCATAAAGAGAACGGTATCCACTTCTCGAAGGGTACTATAGGCCGACTCCACCATGAAGTCTCCAAGCGCTGTCTTGGGTTTGTGAATCCCTGGGGTATCGATAAAGACGATCTGTTCCTTATCCGTCGTATAAATCCCCATAATCTTATTGCGCGTTGTCTGCGCTTTGTCACTCATGATGGCAATTTTTTGCCCCATGACGTGGTTCAAAAAAGTTGACTTCCCAACATTGGGACGTCCTAAAATGGCTACAAAACCTGATTTAAATGTCATATTATCCTTTCACGAGGGCATACTCCCTCTTATCCAAATACCAAGGCCCAGAATTTGGGCACAAAAATCACCAGTCCTGTTAGTAGGGCAAAACCTGATACGACAAGGACTGCTCCAGCCGCCATGTCTTTGGCATTCTTTGCCAACATGGAGAAATGGTAGTTACTCGCTAAATCCACCACATTTTCAATGGCTGAATTCATAATTTCAAAAGCAATCACCAAGGTGATACTGAGCAATAAAAAGAGCCACTCTGTCGCAGAAATCCTAAACACCAAACCAGCAAGAATTGCTGCAAGGGCTGATAAGGCATGCTTGCGCATATTGCGCTCTTCCTTGATCGAAGTAAAAATTCCTGTTATCGCAAACTCCAGGCTTGAAGTGAAGTCCCGATTTTTCCATTTTCGCTTATTGTCTTGTGAGTCCATAGGCTGTCAAAATCTCTTCCTGTAAGCCAAACATTTCCTTTTCTTCCTCCGGCGTATAGTGATCATAGCCATTGATGTGAAGAAAACCATGCACTGCTAAAAATCCCATTTCGCGCTCAAAGCTGTGGCCATATTCTTCGGCTTGCTCACGCGCTTTGTCAGTTGAAATAAAGAGCTCACCAATATAGGTATCGAATTCCGCCATCATCTCTGCCAATTCTGGATTTTCTGCAAGGTCTTCCTCGTCAAAAGAAATCTCCATCTCTGGCTTGTATTCTAAACTGATGACATCCGTCGGACGATCCGTATCACGGTATTCAAGATTTAGTTCATGACTGCGTTCATTGGTTACAAAAGTCACAGCCATTTCCTTGTCTTCTTTCCCAATTTTTTGAGCAGCAAATTCTAAAATTTCTTGCGTTTGTTTTAAGATTTCGTCAGAGACTTGACCAGTCTCATCTACCATTTCAATATACATCTGGATCACCTCACTATTATCACTTCATTATAGCATAAAACCAGCCTATATACTAGATACAGGCTGGTTTTCAATCTTTTTCTTTGCAGGACAATCTTACACCACTGTTTGCTGGATGGCATTCATCTGGGCATAGATCCCGCCTTGTGCGACTAGTTCCTCGTGTCTACCACGCTCCACAATGCGTCCTTCAGATAAGACTAAGATCTGATCCGCGTCTTGGATAGTGGACAAGCGATGGGCAATGATAAAGGTGGTCCGGCCCTTTTGCAGGACTGCCATAGCCTTCTGGATGATTTCTTCTGTTTCCGTATCGATGTGAGAGGTTGCCTCATCCAAAATCAGAATTTGCGGATTCATATAGAGCGTCCGCGCAAAGGAAATCAATTGGCGCTCGCCACTTGAAAAGGCGGATCCTTTTTCTACGACTGGATGGTCGATTCCCTTTTCAAGGCGCTCTACAAAGGGCCAAGCTCCGACTTTTTTCAGCGCTTCTTTGACCGCATCCCGGTCAATATGATCCTGACTCATGGCTACATTACTCGCAATGGTTCCTGTAAATAGATAAGGATCCTGCAGAACAATCCCCATATGGCTGCGTAGGCTCTCACGAGAGACTTGGCGAATATCTTGGCCATCGATCAAAATCGCTCCTTCTTGAGGATCATAAAAACGATAGAGCAGGTTCATAATCGAAGACTTACCCGATCCAGTATGGCCCACAAGAGCGATAGTTTGACCTGGACTAGCCTGAAAGGCAATATCCCGCAGAACTGGCTTGCCTTCTTCATAGGCAAATTGAACGTCGTCAAACACGACTTGAGCCTTTTCTATCTTCAGTTCCGATGCACCATCGGCCTCTAAGGGTTGGTCTAAGAAAGCAAGGACGCGACTCCCCGTTTCTAAGGATCGCCGAATATTCGGAAATTGACGACTAAGATTGGCCATGAGATCAAATAGATTAATCACATAGTTAATATTGATAAATAAGAAACCAGCCGTCACACCGATATTACCCTCTAGGAAAGAAATCCCAGCGATGGTCAAAATGCCTGCAATCACTAAAAACTTGAGCAATTCCGTCAAGGTCCAAGAAGCAATGGAATCGGCTAAGAGGATTCGATCATTGGCCCCTAACATCTTCTGGGTAGTGGCTTCAAACTCCTCCACCACACCAGGCTCTTGATGATAGAGTTGAATCATACTGGCACCATGCAAGAGTTCATTGACCTGGGTATTGACCTCGCTTCTCGCATCAAAGAAATCCTTCATAGGCTGGTCCGTCATGACCTTGTAGAGATACTGGATCCCATAGAAAATCGGAAAGACCAAACACAAGAGAAGGCCCATCATAGGACTCAGGTAAAAGAGAATCCCTAGGATAAAGAGAAAGCGTACCAAATAGATGACTAAAATCATACAAGAGTTATAAAACTGGGTCCTCAAGGTCTCCGTATCATTGACAATTCTTGTCGCGATCTTCCCAGCCGGCTTATCATCAAAATAGGA encodes the following:
- the coaE gene encoding dephospho-CoA kinase (Dephospho-CoA kinase (CoaE) performs the final step in coenzyme A biosynthesis.) gives rise to the protein MARIIGLTGGIASGKSTVTSYLRGKGYPVIDADQVVHDLQAPGGALYRVLVDHFGREILTKEGELDRVALGQRIFSDLSERDWSNRVQGRLIREALAEVRDRQAAQSDLFFMDIPLLIEQHYEGWFESVWLVAVSKETQLKRLMERNHLSELQAQERIASQMPLDEKRAHADLVLDNNGDLTALYAQLDAALQQLERR
- the mutM gene encoding DNA-formamidopyrimidine glycosylase; translation: MPELPEVETVRRGLEKLILGKTIQSVEVKYPKMIQTDLDAFRQDLPGQEIRAMGRRGKYLLFYLTDLVLISHLRMEGKYFFYPDEVPLRKHAHVFFHFTDGSTLVYEDVRKFGTMEVLIPELVESYFLAKKIGPEPTEADFKEPAFQAALKKSKKPIKSALLDQKLVAGLGNIYVDEVLYRAKVHPARLGQSLTAREAKVIRKETIAVLAQAVEKGGSTIRSYSNAFGEDGTMQEEHQVYGKTGQPCLRCGTPIEKIQLGGRGTHFCPHCQKEN
- the era gene encoding GTPase Era, whose translation is MTFKSGFVAILGRPNVGKSTFLNHVMGQKIAIMSDKAQTTRNKIMGIYTTDKEQIVFIDTPGIHKPKTALGDFMVESAYSTLREVDTVLFMVPADEPRGKGDDMIIERLKAAKVPVILVVNKIDKVHPDQLLAQIDDFRSQMDFKEIVPISALQGNNVSRLIDILSENLEEGFQYFPADQITDHPERFLVSEMIREKVLHLTREEIPHSVAVVVDSMKRDEETDKVHIRATIMVERDSQKGIVIGKGGAMLKKIGTLARKDIELMLGDKVFLETWVKVKKNWRDKKLDLADFGYNEKEY
- a CDS encoding diacylglycerol kinase family protein, translating into MDSQDNKRKWKNRDFTSSLEFAITGIFTSIKEERNMRKHALSALAAILAGLVFRISATEWLFLLLSITLVIAFEIMNSAIENVVDLASNYHFSMLAKNAKDMAAGAVLVVSGFALLTGLVIFVPKFWALVFG
- the ybeY gene encoding rRNA maturation RNase YbeY; the encoded protein is MYIEMVDETGQVSDEILKQTQEILEFAAQKIGKEDKEMAVTFVTNERSHELNLEYRDTDRPTDVISLEYKPEMEISFDEEDLAENPELAEMMAEFDTYIGELFISTDKAREQAEEYGHSFEREMGFLAVHGFLHINGYDHYTPEEEKEMFGLQEEILTAYGLTRQ
- the tetB(46) gene encoding tetracycline efflux ABC transporter Tet(46) subunit B; its protein translation is MKVLKRLLSRITLYPTVFLAGFICLLLATIFSELSPFLLQKIIDGPLTALTHGGGQGDMLQMGAFYLLVLSLGQLISYMGNRILLHGSNQVTASLRDQAFQVMQGLPISYFDDKPAGKIATRIVNDTETLRTQFYNSCMILVIYLVRFLFILGILFYLSPMMGLLLCLVFPIFYGIQYLYKVMTDQPMKDFFDARSEVNTQVNELLHGASMIQLYHQEPGVVEEFEATTQKMLGANDRILLADSIASWTLTELLKFLVIAGILTIAGISFLEGNIGVTAGFLFININYVINLFDLMANLSRQFPNIRRSLETGSRVLAFLDQPLEADGASELKIEKAQVVFDDVQFAYEEGKPVLRDIAFQASPGQTIALVGHTGSGKSSIMNLLYRFYDPQEGAILIDGQDIRQVSRESLRSHMGIVLQDPYLFTGTIASNVAMSQDHIDRDAVKEALKKVGAWPFVERLEKGIDHPVVEKGSAFSSGERQLISFARTLYMNPQILILDEATSHIDTETEEIIQKAMAVLQKGRTTFIIAHRLSTIQDADQILVLSEGRIVERGRHEELVAQGGIYAQMNAIQQTVV